Below is a window of Halolamina sp. CBA1230 DNA.
GTGAACACGATCGAACAGGCCCGCAAGGACGGCTGCGACACCGTTGTCTACGCCTCCACCTCCTCCATCTACGGGGACCGCACCAAACCCTCCCCGGAGAGCATGGACGTCGACGCCCGAACCGGGTACGAAGCCTCGAAGCTCGCCCGCGAAAAGTACGCGGAGTACTTCCACAACTTCCACGACATGTCCCTCGCCGGGATGCGTTTTTTCTCCGTCTACCAGGGCTTCGGCGGCGCCGAGGCACACAAAGGCGAGTTCGCGAACACCGTCGCCCAGTTCACCGACAAGATCGCCAACGGCGAGCGCCCGGAGCTGTTCGGCGACGGCACCCAAACGAGAGACTTCACGCACGTCGACGACGTCGTCCGCGCGTGTGAACTCGCCGCCGACCACGAACTCCAAGGCATCTACAACGTCGGCACCGAGGAGAGCTACTCGTTCAACACGATGGTCGAGATGATCAACGCCGAGCTCGGGACTGACGTGGAGCCGAAGTACATCGAGAACCCGCTCGAGGTGTACGTCCACGACACGATGGCCGACTACTCGAAACTCCACGAGGCGACCGGCTGGGAGCCGACGATCAGCTTCGAGGAAGGCGTCAAGCGCGTCTGTGAGTCTTACCAGTAGGGTACGACGGGGGACGACCGAAATTGTGGACGCCACCCTGATCGTCACCGACTGGGAGTAGATCACCACCCTCGACGAGAGACTCTACAGAGAAAACAAGGCGAGTGCCTCGGGGCGTGACCCCGAGGCGGTTCACACACCCACCCCACTGCT
It encodes the following:
- a CDS encoding NAD(P)-dependent oxidoreductase; translated protein: MQDHRVLVTGGAGFIGSNLANHLAQQNDVIAVDDQYLGTPENLTDDVEFVDASVVDDNLPTDVDVVFHLAALSSYKMHEENPAKGARVNVEGFVNTIEQARKDGCDTVVYASTSSIYGDRTKPSPESMDVDARTGYEASKLAREKYAEYFHNFHDMSLAGMRFFSVYQGFGGAEAHKGEFANTVAQFTDKIANGERPELFGDGTQTRDFTHVDDVVRACELAADHELQGIYNVGTEESYSFNTMVEMINAELGTDVEPKYIENPLEVYVHDTMADYSKLHEATGWEPTISFEEGVKRVCESYQ